From a region of the Desulfovibrio desulfuricans genome:
- a CDS encoding ACP S-malonyltransferase, translated as MTQAVLLFPGQGSQESGMGRDLAETSSDAMNLWKQAERISGLPLREIYWEGDDAAMSDTRALQPALTVVNLNLWSAVAARANVCGAAGHSLGEFSAMAAAGVLSAESALELTALRGRLMAEADPDGKGGMAALLKLDQSAIEEIVAETVAQCGELLLVANYNTPGQLVISGAKAAVALACQKAKERKGRGLELKVSGAFHSPMMAEANKELAPLLRKAVWSKPQFPVYCNAHGKAVTDGESARESLLVQMTSSVQWIDTVRNQYADGARRWLELGPKAVLGKMVAPCLAGTATAEDLAIELVNNAETAAAFAG; from the coding sequence ATGACACAAGCCGTTTTGCTCTTTCCCGGCCAGGGCTCGCAAGAGTCGGGCATGGGCCGCGATCTGGCCGAGACTTCTTCTGACGCCATGAACCTCTGGAAGCAGGCCGAGCGCATCAGTGGTCTGCCCCTGCGCGAAATTTACTGGGAAGGCGATGATGCCGCCATGAGCGACACCCGCGCCCTCCAGCCCGCCCTCACCGTGGTGAATCTGAACCTCTGGAGCGCAGTTGCCGCGCGCGCCAACGTGTGCGGCGCAGCCGGGCACAGCCTTGGCGAGTTCAGCGCCATGGCCGCTGCTGGCGTGCTTTCTGCCGAGAGCGCCCTTGAGCTTACTGCCCTGCGTGGCCGCCTCATGGCCGAGGCCGATCCCGACGGCAAGGGCGGCATGGCCGCTCTGCTCAAGCTGGATCAGTCCGCCATTGAAGAAATTGTGGCCGAAACCGTTGCCCAGTGCGGCGAGCTTTTGCTGGTGGCTAACTACAATACCCCCGGCCAGCTTGTTATAAGCGGGGCCAAGGCCGCCGTGGCTCTGGCCTGCCAGAAGGCCAAGGAACGCAAGGGCCGTGGCCTTGAACTCAAGGTCAGCGGCGCATTCCACAGCCCCATGATGGCCGAGGCCAACAAGGAGCTTGCCCCCCTGCTGCGCAAGGCCGTGTGGAGCAAACCCCAATTTCCCGTATACTGCAATGCCCACGGCAAGGCCGTGACAGATGGCGAAAGCGCGCGCGAAAGCCTGCTTGTGCAGATGACATCCTCCGTGCAGTGGATAGACACGGTGCGCAACCAGTATGCCGACGGCGCGCGCCGCTGGCTGGAGCTTGGTCCCAAGGCCGTGCTCGGCAAGATGGTGGCCCCCTGCCTCGCGGGAACCGCCACGGCGGAAGACCTTGCCATTGAGCTCGTCAACAACGCCGAAACAGCGGCGGCCTTTGCAGGATAG
- a CDS encoding 16S rRNA (guanine(527)-N(7))-methyltransferase RsmG: protein MMQRQSVDRKELARLAAASGAEVPQSALEPLAEYLEMLCQWNKAMNLVGPHTWQDMLTRLAMDSFHLAGFLDKLNLPEAPLCWDLGAGAGLPGIPLRMAWTRGAYYMIEVREKRALFISSVLSRLQLPSTHVFRGPVEHFFQGQYYKADCILSRAFMPWRQLLDLASPRLHDNGVLVVLALEPAPSELPAPWRLVEQHSYVVGGHGRWFWALAPSAGDERLTYDAATHQAG from the coding sequence ATCATGCAGCGACAATCGGTTGACAGAAAGGAATTGGCGCGTCTGGCGGCGGCCTCGGGCGCGGAAGTGCCGCAATCGGCCCTGGAGCCGCTGGCGGAATATCTTGAAATGCTCTGCCAGTGGAACAAGGCCATGAACCTGGTCGGCCCGCACACCTGGCAGGATATGCTTACCCGGCTGGCGATGGACAGTTTTCATCTGGCCGGTTTTCTGGACAAGCTCAATTTGCCCGAAGCTCCCCTGTGCTGGGATCTTGGCGCGGGCGCAGGCCTGCCGGGCATTCCCCTGCGTATGGCCTGGACGCGCGGCGCATATTATATGATAGAAGTGCGCGAAAAGCGCGCCCTGTTCATCTCCAGTGTACTTTCCCGCCTTCAGTTGCCCTCCACCCATGTATTCAGAGGGCCGGTGGAGCATTTTTTTCAGGGGCAGTATTACAAGGCGGACTGCATTCTGAGCCGCGCCTTCATGCCCTGGCGGCAACTGCTTGACCTCGCCAGCCCCAGGCTGCACGATAACGGCGTGCTGGTCGTGCTGGCGCTTGAGCCAGCCCCCAGCGAGTTGCCAGCGCCCTGGCGTCTTGTGGAGCAACACTCCTATGTTGTTGGCGGGCACGGGCGATGGTTCTGGGCACTTGCTCCCAGCGCCGGAGACGAGCGGCTGACCTATGATGCCGCAACGCACCAGGCTGGCTAG
- a CDS encoding STT3 domain-containing protein, with translation MNRTMILTENAMHPAAHASASAAPAGNDADETRRTGQPQPESETLPAAEPACAEQHAASHAVHGGALLPTGGARLHNGKRSLPSARYWARGLFWGLVTLALAFALRMLEWPCWQNPEYRLGNEWLLATHDAYTWVAGAEDFGLAVGHPMAVMLKAMSDLVGTSPAAVAFWFPALLASFVAVIAFAWVWALGSIEAGVAAGILTSIAPGFLARTLLGFYDTDLVTLFFPLLMTLAPASWAMRYMLLPGMVLRRLSMTSGVVSLRRLFSRNQPVGHWTPRLKQAEHMGNPLRWQWVVLLGCSGVISWWTQEWHSVFPYLIRYNVALLAFMSLVMAPRGRRALLLLGSMAYALPTLAGPWGFSFSLLLLAAGTKTGYRLRRLLCRPWLLALLLAGVGFLMLQGEILTSIVNHINAYVKHTGDVKSTGGGLSLEYPSVAQSIIEVQDLGIIEIFPYFHPWMEAAVLGLLGFALVVIRRPGALFLLPLAGLGILSVKMGGRMVMFGAPIMAIGLTLPFYWLLQRLLRVDLRGAVAGILTSGVLLALLVAPFADMIPAMSQGPIINRRHAEALSRAKAMTPPDAMLWLWWDWGYAANHFAQRQTIADGAQHAGPSLYLPAAVFATDNPRFARQIIRYTAQCGNEPGNVFEGLDGEGAQALMDRLRSPETPLIENKGRLYVVVSFEMLRLGFWISNFGNWNFVTRAGEGGALSIVPQALAYKLDSGEVRLEGNSSAIYASSISVFEETGVTRRNYIQDWFDAHPSATPEEQHEFLSKRRNINFLFNRVTDEKLAMDAGLYNSLMVQLLVGDPQDPRVSPYFKLVYDNVFARIYEVL, from the coding sequence ATGAACAGGACCATGATTCTTACGGAGAACGCCATGCACCCCGCAGCCCATGCCTCTGCCAGCGCCGCGCCTGCCGGAAACGATGCAGACGAAACCCGGCGCACCGGGCAGCCGCAACCCGAATCGGAAACGCTGCCTGCTGCGGAACCAGCCTGTGCGGAGCAGCACGCCGCCTCACATGCCGTACACGGTGGAGCGCTGTTGCCCACTGGCGGCGCAAGGTTGCACAACGGCAAACGTTCGCTGCCTTCTGCGCGTTATTGGGCGCGGGGGCTGTTCTGGGGGCTGGTGACGCTTGCCCTTGCCTTTGCCCTGCGCATGCTGGAATGGCCCTGCTGGCAAAATCCGGAATACCGCCTTGGCAACGAGTGGTTGCTGGCCACGCACGATGCCTACACATGGGTGGCCGGCGCGGAAGATTTCGGCCTTGCCGTGGGGCACCCCATGGCTGTGATGCTCAAGGCCATGTCCGACCTCGTGGGCACTTCCCCCGCTGCCGTGGCCTTCTGGTTTCCTGCCTTGCTGGCGAGCTTTGTGGCTGTTATTGCCTTTGCCTGGGTGTGGGCGCTGGGCAGCATTGAAGCTGGCGTTGCCGCAGGCATACTCACGTCCATTGCGCCGGGCTTTCTGGCACGCACCCTGCTGGGATTTTACGATACCGACCTCGTAACCCTGTTCTTCCCCCTTCTCATGACCCTTGCCCCGGCCAGTTGGGCCATGCGCTATATGCTGCTGCCAGGCATGGTGCTGCGCCGTCTTTCCATGACTTCCGGCGTGGTGAGCCTGCGCCGCCTTTTTTCCCGCAATCAGCCCGTGGGCCACTGGACGCCGCGCCTCAAACAGGCTGAGCACATGGGCAATCCCCTGCGCTGGCAGTGGGTTGTGCTGCTTGGCTGTTCCGGCGTCATTTCGTGGTGGACGCAGGAATGGCATTCTGTTTTTCCGTATCTGATCCGTTACAATGTGGCCTTGCTGGCCTTTATGAGTTTGGTGATGGCCCCTCGCGGGCGGCGCGCCCTGCTGCTTCTGGGCAGCATGGCCTACGCTCTGCCTACGCTGGCAGGGCCGTGGGGCTTCAGTTTCAGCTTGTTGCTGCTGGCTGCGGGCACGAAGACAGGCTACCGCCTGCGCCGCCTGCTGTGCCGCCCATGGCTGCTGGCCCTTCTGCTGGCGGGCGTTGGTTTTTTGATGCTTCAGGGCGAAATTCTTACGTCCATTGTGAACCACATCAATGCCTATGTGAAACACACGGGCGATGTGAAAAGCACTGGCGGCGGGCTTTCGCTGGAATATCCCTCGGTCGCGCAGTCCATCATTGAAGTGCAGGATCTGGGCATCATCGAGATTTTCCCCTACTTCCATCCCTGGATGGAAGCTGCGGTGCTTGGCCTGCTGGGTTTTGCCCTGGTGGTAATACGCCGTCCGGGCGCGCTCTTTTTGCTGCCGCTGGCAGGGCTGGGCATCCTGAGCGTCAAGATGGGAGGCCGCATGGTCATGTTTGGCGCGCCCATCATGGCCATTGGCCTGACCTTGCCCTTTTACTGGCTGTTGCAAAGGCTGCTGCGCGTGGATCTGCGCGGCGCCGTGGCGGGCATTCTGACCAGCGGCGTGTTGCTGGCCCTGCTGGTAGCGCCCTTTGCCGATATGATCCCCGCCATGTCGCAGGGGCCAATCATCAACCGGCGGCATGCCGAAGCGCTATCGCGCGCCAAGGCCATGACCCCGCCCGACGCCATGCTCTGGCTGTGGTGGGATTGGGGCTATGCCGCCAACCACTTTGCCCAGCGGCAGACCATTGCTGATGGGGCGCAGCATGCAGGGCCGTCCCTCTATCTGCCCGCAGCGGTTTTTGCCACAGACAACCCACGCTTTGCGCGCCAGATCATCCGCTATACGGCCCAGTGCGGCAACGAGCCGGGCAACGTGTTTGAAGGTCTTGATGGTGAAGGCGCGCAGGCCCTCATGGACAGGCTGCGCTCGCCCGAAACCCCGCTCATTGAGAACAAGGGGCGGCTCTATGTGGTAGTGAGCTTTGAAATGCTGCGGCTTGGCTTCTGGATAAGCAATTTCGGCAACTGGAATTTTGTTACCCGTGCGGGCGAAGGCGGGGCGCTTTCCATCGTGCCGCAGGCTCTTGCCTACAAGCTTGATTCGGGCGAGGTGCGGCTTGAGGGCAACAGCAGTGCTATCTATGCATCATCCATCAGCGTGTTTGAAGAGACCGGCGTGACGCGCCGCAACTATATTCAGGACTGGTTTGACGCGCACCCCTCGGCAACGCCCGAGGAACAGCACGAATTTCTTTCCAAGCGCCGCAACATCAACTTTCTTTTCAACCGCGTAACGGACGAAAAGCTTGCCATGGATGCGGGCCTGTACAATTCGCTGATGGTGCAGCTTTTGGTGGGCGACCCGCAGGATCCCCGCGTTTCGCCCTATTTCAAGCTGGTGTACGACAACGTGTTCGCCAGGATTTACGAGGTCCTGTAG
- a CDS encoding 23S rRNA (pseudouridine(1915)-N(3))-methyltransferase RlmH, with protein MTGKPLKYISVGKLKTPFWKDAAAHYTTRITRWRKLDITEVRDGDSALPPDQRNALEGRRIIEALDPQDIALVLDERGQHLTSPQLADMLRQMDHDAKGRACFIVGGAWGLDEAVRQRASRCISLSHMTLPHELARVVLLEQLYRAECILRKVPYHH; from the coding sequence ATGACTGGCAAACCCTTGAAATACATAAGTGTGGGCAAACTGAAAACGCCGTTCTGGAAGGATGCCGCAGCCCACTACACCACACGCATCACCCGTTGGCGCAAGCTGGACATAACCGAAGTACGCGACGGCGATTCCGCCCTGCCGCCGGATCAGCGCAACGCCCTTGAAGGACGCCGCATCATTGAGGCCCTCGACCCGCAGGACATAGCGCTCGTTCTTGACGAACGCGGCCAGCACCTTACCTCGCCCCAACTGGCAGACATGCTGCGCCAGATGGACCACGACGCCAAGGGCAGAGCCTGCTTTATCGTGGGCGGCGCATGGGGGCTGGATGAAGCCGTGCGCCAGCGCGCCAGCCGCTGCATCAGCCTTTCGCACATGACCCTGCCGCACGAGCTGGCCCGCGTGGTGCTGCTTGAGCAGCTTTACCGGGCGGAATGCATCCTGCGCAAGGTTCCGTACCACCACTAG
- a CDS encoding L-threonylcarbamoyladenylate synthase: MSSHVSLNMADSASERCSSPDAGMELAAAARFLRNGGVLVFPTETFYGLGCLAANAEAVARVYQLKQRPVHKPLPLLAAHAAQVDAVAELAAMPKGLLAFWPGPLTVLLPARSCLPPALVNGQGLAAVRVTPHPLAAQLAEQAGGALTASSANLSGGAPVCSPDKLDPVLLEALRSMAQGMPCPAGCAAQDAKTEVFLPLAFGGPLPAGGLPSTVVEPLSGGDGGAGRLRIVRAGAVSAAALEAAGFILE, from the coding sequence ATGTCTTCTCATGTTTCGTTAAATATGGCGGATAGCGCGTCTGAACGCTGCTCCAGCCCGGATGCCGGGATGGAGCTTGCGGCTGCGGCGCGTTTTTTGCGTAACGGCGGCGTGCTCGTGTTTCCAACGGAGACGTTTTACGGGCTGGGCTGCCTTGCCGCCAATGCGGAAGCCGTGGCAAGGGTGTATCAGTTGAAGCAGCGGCCCGTCCACAAACCCTTGCCCCTGCTGGCGGCGCATGCGGCGCAGGTGGACGCGGTGGCGGAACTTGCCGCCATGCCCAAGGGGCTTTTGGCCTTCTGGCCCGGCCCGCTCACGGTTTTGCTGCCCGCGCGCTCCTGCCTGCCCCCCGCATTGGTCAACGGTCAGGGGCTTGCGGCGGTGCGCGTGACGCCGCATCCACTGGCTGCGCAACTGGCGGAGCAGGCTGGCGGCGCGCTTACGGCAAGCAGCGCCAACCTCAGCGGCGGTGCGCCCGTATGCTCTCCAGACAAACTTGATCCTGTCCTGCTGGAAGCATTGCGCAGCATGGCGCAGGGCATGCCGTGCCCTGCCGGGTGCGCGGCGCAGGATGCAAAAACAGAAGTTTTCCTGCCATTGGCGTTTGGTGGGCCGCTGCCCGCTGGCGGCTTGCCGTCAACCGTGGTGGAGCCGCTGAGCGGTGGGGATGGCGGGGCAGGGCGGCTGCGGATAGTGCGGGCCGGTGCTGTGAGTGCCGCAGCCCTTGAAGCTGCGGGTTTTATACTGGAGTGA
- a CDS encoding class I SAM-dependent methyltransferase, with amino-acid sequence MNTDKGTAFNGLFSGQSYDIFARLFGLNASFYEAAVKGLALGPEMSALDLGCGTGSLTFALAAQSSPQCRIHGLDLAENQIARAQYRQKEYPNNLHFSVASMDEACFPDGTFNIIMTAMALHEANPQTRRTAIANAARMLAPDGILLLVDIARPRLRGLGLLLYPFVMTSAKHKDGLTEAYAEICAAHGLSRREDGYLNSLVRRQVFVKNAASAA; translated from the coding sequence ATGAACACTGACAAGGGTACTGCTTTTAATGGTCTTTTTTCTGGACAGAGCTACGATATTTTTGCCCGACTGTTCGGGCTGAACGCGTCTTTTTATGAGGCGGCGGTCAAGGGTTTGGCGCTTGGCCCGGAAATGTCGGCTCTGGATCTTGGCTGCGGCACAGGTTCCCTGACTTTTGCGCTTGCCGCGCAATCCTCCCCCCAATGCCGCATCCATGGCCTTGACCTTGCCGAAAACCAGATCGCCCGCGCACAATACCGCCAGAAAGAATATCCCAACAACCTTCACTTCAGCGTAGCGTCCATGGACGAAGCGTGCTTTCCTGACGGCACGTTCAATATCATCATGACCGCCATGGCGCTGCATGAGGCAAATCCCCAAACGCGGCGCACCGCCATTGCCAATGCCGCACGAATGCTTGCCCCTGATGGCATTCTTCTGCTGGTGGATATTGCCCGTCCACGTCTGCGGGGCTTGGGCCTCTTGCTCTATCCCTTTGTCATGACTTCGGCAAAACATAAGGACGGCCTGACTGAAGCTTATGCTGAAATCTGCGCCGCGCACGGCCTGTCCCGGCGTGAAGACGGATATTTAAATTCTCTTGTGCGCAGGCAGGTTTTTGTAAAAAACGCGGCCTCCGCCGCGTAG
- a CDS encoding MarR family winged helix-turn-helix transcriptional regulator: MKNDCHKKTAVELRIQKSMIKTMGHAAAHSTRSAPVSISLLGIVTRFYELERQCSKFSTDVDIHLAEIHTIMAIHNNEGIHVGGLAEQLGVTKGSVSELLRRLERKGLAYKAKDPLKMTRLNVFLTEKGKAAHKQHMDFHSQLDCMVDDAMGTRKQDEVADIADFLEKLLARLNTVEVK, from the coding sequence ATGAAAAATGACTGCCATAAAAAAACCGCCGTTGAACTGCGCATCCAGAAATCCATGATCAAAACCATGGGGCATGCTGCCGCCCACTCTACGCGCAGCGCGCCAGTCAGCATCTCGCTGCTGGGCATAGTGACCCGGTTTTATGAGCTTGAGCGCCAGTGCAGCAAATTCAGTACAGATGTGGATATCCATCTGGCGGAAATCCACACAATCATGGCCATCCACAACAATGAAGGCATCCATGTGGGTGGATTGGCCGAGCAACTGGGCGTCACCAAGGGCAGCGTTTCTGAGCTGTTGCGCAGGCTGGAGCGCAAGGGTCTGGCCTACAAGGCCAAGGACCCGCTGAAAATGACCCGTCTGAATGTGTTTTTGACGGAAAAGGGCAAGGCAGCGCATAAGCAGCACATGGATTTTCATTCTCAGCTTGATTGCATGGTGGACGATGCCATGGGAACACGCAAACAGGATGAAGTTGCTGATATTGCTGATTTTCTTGAAAAACTCCTTGCGAGGCTTAACACGGTGGAGGTCAAATAG
- a CDS encoding NUDIX domain-containing protein has translation MKRQVVCPHCGEPYSSYKNPTPTADVVIYSPDRGVVIISRANEPVGFALPGGFIEEGECAETAAVREMREETGLDVELTGLLGVYSRPDRDPRQHTLTVAFTGRPRNPEALCAGDDAAHAAYYPLDALPQPLVFDHAQILADFRAMLAGKRSLAGIQPSFDAVAGATGTCGEGTHS, from the coding sequence ATGAAACGCCAGGTTGTCTGCCCGCATTGCGGCGAGCCTTATTCCAGCTACAAAAATCCCACGCCCACGGCGGATGTGGTTATCTATTCGCCTGACCGCGGGGTGGTCATCATCAGCCGCGCCAACGAACCCGTGGGCTTTGCCCTGCCCGGCGGTTTTATTGAAGAGGGCGAATGCGCGGAAACCGCTGCAGTGCGCGAAATGCGTGAAGAAACCGGGCTGGATGTGGAGCTGACCGGGCTTTTGGGCGTGTATTCCAGGCCTGACCGTGACCCCCGCCAGCACACGCTGACCGTTGCTTTTACAGGTAGACCGCGCAATCCCGAAGCCTTGTGCGCCGGGGACGATGCGGCCCATGCGGCGTATTATCCTCTGGATGCCCTGCCGCAGCCGCTGGTGTTTGACCATGCGCAGATCCTGGCAGATTTCAGGGCCATGCTCGCCGGCAAGCGTTCGCTTGCCGGCATACAGCCATCATTTGACGCGGTTGCCGGAGCAACCGGAACCTGCGGGGAAGGGACGCATTCATGA
- a CDS encoding UbiD family decarboxylase: protein MSYRNLQECVADLEASGHLVRIEAEVDPHLELAAIQRRAFRAKAPALLFTRVKGTPFPMLSNLFGTRERLHFIFRRSLPAVEAVLTAKADPAAAMKHPLKSLRAVPGLLNMLPSVSRVRADQAAAVAPVLECQCKLADLPQLVCWPMDGGPFITLPLVYSEDPAKPGADASNLGMYRVQLGGNEYAADEVGLHYQIHRGIGAHHARALEMGKPLPVHIYVGGPPSLTVAAVMPLPEGLSELRFAGLLGGRRTEMAAVPGLPLPVLAQADFCISGHVLPQCKPEGPFGDHVGYYSLAHDFPVLKVDAVHHRKGAIWPFTAVGRPPQEDTVFGDFIHELTGPLVPQVFQGVCDVHAVDAAGVHPLLLAVGSERYTPYEEERRPRELITAGLHLLGTTQTALAKYVFLVAHEDAPGLTARDVPAFLRHLLERVDFSRDLHFITRSTNDTLDYTGSALNEGSKLVWASAGKKRRELGCELSGLAADLPPLPDGFGPVRVCGPGLVAIGGPKHALDRSQPDPQMEALAQALAQWPGREAFPLAIVADDADFCAANLDNFLWVAFTRSDPATDVYGAQAATRARHWSCESPLVIDARLKPFHAPPLEEEPAVIRKVEALAAPGGPLHNYL, encoded by the coding sequence ATGAGTTATCGCAATCTTCAGGAATGCGTGGCCGACCTTGAGGCCAGTGGGCATCTGGTGCGCATTGAGGCCGAAGTCGATCCGCATCTGGAACTGGCCGCTATCCAGCGCCGTGCCTTCCGCGCCAAGGCCCCGGCCCTGCTGTTTACGCGGGTCAAGGGCACGCCGTTTCCCATGCTCTCCAACCTTTTTGGCACGCGTGAGCGTCTGCATTTTATTTTTCGCCGCAGCCTGCCTGCTGTGGAGGCTGTGCTGACCGCCAAGGCCGACCCGGCCGCAGCTATGAAACACCCCTTGAAGTCGCTCAGGGCTGTGCCCGGTCTGCTGAACATGCTGCCGAGTGTGAGCCGGGTGCGCGCAGATCAGGCGGCGGCAGTGGCCCCTGTGCTGGAATGCCAGTGCAAACTGGCCGACCTGCCCCAGCTTGTCTGTTGGCCCATGGACGGCGGCCCTTTCATTACTCTGCCCCTGGTGTACAGTGAAGACCCCGCCAAGCCCGGTGCGGATGCCTCCAACCTCGGCATGTACCGGGTGCAGCTTGGCGGCAACGAGTACGCGGCGGATGAAGTAGGCCTGCATTATCAGATTCACCGGGGCATAGGGGCGCACCACGCCCGCGCGCTGGAAATGGGCAAACCTCTGCCCGTGCATATTTATGTGGGCGGGCCGCCCAGCCTCACCGTGGCTGCTGTCATGCCCCTGCCCGAAGGGCTTTCTGAATTGCGCTTTGCCGGATTGCTCGGCGGCAGACGCACAGAGATGGCCGCTGTGCCGGGCTTGCCCCTGCCAGTGCTTGCGCAGGCGGATTTTTGCATCAGCGGGCACGTGCTGCCCCAGTGCAAACCTGAAGGGCCTTTTGGCGACCATGTGGGTTATTACAGCCTTGCGCATGATTTCCCGGTGCTCAAGGTGGATGCCGTCCACCACCGCAAAGGGGCCATCTGGCCCTTTACCGCCGTGGGCCGCCCGCCGCAGGAGGATACGGTCTTTGGCGACTTTATCCATGAACTCACAGGGCCGCTGGTGCCGCAGGTTTTTCAGGGCGTGTGCGACGTGCATGCCGTGGACGCAGCCGGGGTGCATCCGCTGCTGCTGGCCGTGGGCAGTGAACGCTATACGCCCTATGAGGAAGAGCGCCGCCCGCGCGAGCTGATCACTGCGGGTTTGCATCTGCTCGGGACCACCCAGACGGCCCTGGCAAAGTATGTTTTTCTTGTGGCGCATGAAGACGCGCCGGGCCTCACAGCCCGCGATGTGCCCGCCTTTTTGCGGCATTTGCTGGAGCGGGTTGATTTTTCGCGCGATCTGCACTTCATCACCCGCAGCACCAATGATACGCTGGACTACACGGGCAGCGCGCTTAACGAAGGCTCCAAGCTTGTGTGGGCCTCTGCTGGCAAAAAGCGGCGCGAGCTCGGGTGCGAACTTTCCGGCCTCGCCGCAGATCTGCCGCCTCTGCCGGATGGCTTTGGCCCGGTGCGCGTATGCGGCCCCGGCCTTGTTGCCATTGGCGGGCCGAAGCATGCCCTTGATCGCAGCCAGCCCGACCCGCAGATGGAAGCGCTTGCGCAGGCTCTGGCCCAGTGGCCGGGCCGCGAGGCCTTCCCGCTTGCGATAGTGGCGGACGATGCGGACTTTTGCGCCGCGAATCTGGATAATTTTTTGTGGGTGGCCTTTACCCGGTCAGACCCGGCCACAGACGTGTATGGCGCTCAAGCCGCCACACGGGCCAGGCACTGGTCGTGCGAATCGCCGCTGGTCATCGACGCACGCCTGAAGCCCTTCCATGCCCCCCCACTGGAAGAGGAACCGGCAGTCATACGCAAGGTGGAAGCCCTGGCAGCGCCGGGCGGCCCCTTACATAACTACTTGTAA
- a CDS encoding NAD+ synthase, which produces MKIALLQCNTVTGDVAGNLERIISTARQAGAAGANLCVTPELALCGVAPGHYLCAQGFAAGCLKALDIMAAELKDGPSVLVGAPVPSVYASGLLSNAAVLVEKGGWQVVSRKVYQNQGQNSVAESTDEDARYFDRGISCGIVTMGGWRIGVVLCEDAQSEDASFWKTRYASGHNPLMELVQRGVDALVHMAAAPFSVGAQETDEHLLSHVAARHHVHMFSVNMVGGNDSRVYNGQSLVFDPTGQLLARGKAFAEDVLVVDTARGQGAVKTPEPLATCVEEDYWRALVLGTRDFVRKCGVERGIVAISGGMDSALVCSVAVEALGAQNVTGVLLPSPHSSDGSLTDAAKLAENLGITTVTLPIGPLMDAFATALKPGLDLFEEKPGDVTFENVQARIRGTLITSLANRANALVLNTGNKSEGAMGYCTLYGDSVGALAVIGDLTKTQVYAVGRWYNAHRGAEIIPDEIFTKAPSAELRPGQKDSDSLLPYEDLDPILEDLLQPAEAESGPLSAARMEVRDKLFRAEFKRRQEPLSLYMSRMPFGGGWQTPVAGRFSLPDK; this is translated from the coding sequence ATGAAAATCGCCCTATTGCAGTGCAATACCGTTACCGGCGACGTGGCCGGAAATCTGGAACGTATCATCAGCACCGCCCGTCAGGCTGGCGCAGCAGGAGCAAACCTGTGCGTTACGCCGGAGCTGGCGCTTTGCGGCGTGGCCCCCGGCCACTATCTCTGCGCTCAGGGTTTTGCGGCGGGTTGCCTCAAGGCTCTGGATATCATGGCCGCCGAACTCAAGGACGGCCCTTCTGTGCTGGTGGGCGCGCCTGTGCCCAGCGTGTATGCCTCGGGCCTGCTTTCCAACGCGGCAGTGCTGGTTGAAAAGGGCGGCTGGCAGGTTGTTTCGCGCAAGGTGTATCAGAATCAGGGTCAGAACAGCGTGGCCGAATCCACAGATGAGGACGCACGCTATTTTGATCGCGGCATTTCGTGCGGCATCGTCACCATGGGCGGCTGGCGCATCGGCGTTGTGCTCTGCGAGGATGCCCAGAGCGAAGACGCTTCGTTCTGGAAAACCCGCTACGCCAGCGGTCATAATCCGTTGATGGAACTGGTGCAGCGCGGCGTGGACGCTCTTGTGCACATGGCGGCGGCGCCCTTCAGCGTGGGCGCGCAGGAAACGGACGAACACCTGCTTTCGCACGTGGCGGCGCGGCATCATGTGCATATGTTTTCGGTGAACATGGTGGGCGGCAACGACAGCCGCGTGTACAACGGGCAGAGTCTGGTTTTTGATCCCACAGGGCAACTGCTTGCCCGGGGCAAGGCCTTTGCGGAAGACGTGCTCGTGGTGGACACCGCGCGCGGACAGGGTGCAGTAAAAACCCCGGAACCGCTGGCCACCTGCGTTGAGGAAGATTACTGGCGCGCCCTTGTGCTCGGCACTCGGGACTTTGTGCGCAAGTGCGGGGTGGAGAGAGGCATCGTAGCCATTTCCGGCGGCATGGATTCCGCCCTGGTGTGCAGCGTGGCGGTGGAGGCCCTTGGTGCGCAAAATGTCACCGGTGTGCTTTTGCCCTCGCCCCACAGCAGTGATGGCTCCCTGACGGATGCCGCCAAGCTGGCGGAGAATCTGGGCATCACCACCGTGACCCTGCCCATTGGCCCGCTTATGGATGCTTTTGCCACCGCGCTCAAGCCCGGCCTTGACCTTTTTGAAGAAAAGCCCGGCGACGTGACCTTTGAAAACGTGCAGGCCCGCATACGCGGCACGCTCATCACCTCGCTGGCCAACAGGGCCAATGCCCTTGTGCTCAACACGGGCAACAAGAGCGAGGGGGCCATGGGCTACTGCACCCTGTACGGCGATTCCGTGGGCGCGCTGGCCGTTATCGGTGACCTGACAAAAACTCAGGTGTATGCTGTTGGCCGCTGGTACAACGCCCATCGCGGGGCAGAGATCATCCCTGATGAAATTTTCACCAAGGCTCCTTCTGCGGAGCTGCGCCCCGGTCAGAAAGATTCGGACAGCCTGTTGCCCTATGAGGATCTGGATCCGATTCTTGAAGACCTGTTGCAGCCTGCGGAGGCGGAATCCGGCCCGCTTTCGGCGGCGCGCATGGAAGTGCGCGACAAGCTGTTCAGGGCTGAATTCAAGCGCCGTCAGGAGCCGTTGTCGCTTTACATGAGCCGCATGCCCTTTGGCGGCGGCTGGCAGACGCCTGTTGCCGGACGTTTCAGCCTGCCCGATAAATAG